CTAATATCAGACGTATTTTGCGGTTCAACTCATGACTTATGTAGTTTAATTGTATTCACACTtgattaaagaaaaaaacacgACTGAGTTTTTATCATGTTTTAGGAATGCCTTCTCTATTTGGTTATATACTCTATGaacaatttatttacatcgtaaAGAAATTTTACACAAACAGCCATTGAGGGAGGAGGGAGAAGGTCTAAGAAGTCATACTTCAGACGGCCCAGTTATAACTACAATAAATATGTCAcgaattttaaattcaataaattaaaatataaacaatataaaatagattACCTCGTGGTAACTCCAATAGTGCCAGGAAATTTGAAGAAAAAGGCGTTTTTGCAAATCAGAAATACAAGAAGTCTTATATTTATCAAAAACACGTTTTCACAAATATTAACATAACTCTTACATTAAATTGTCAagttagtaaataaattaaatacttcaCTTTATTATTAACCTCCAAATTTCCCGACAAAAAGATATACATTAAACTCTAATTTGTAGATTTATTCTCACTAAGAATTAACTATTGTTTTAACTATAATGGCTGCGACATACGGAAGTAAACGACACGGGCGCggcataaatatattaagtaggTAGTAAGTGCCGCCGATTCTGTATAAGACTCTGTGAGTACATTTTTGTACACATGGCGCGACCCATACCCTATGTCCTTGGGCTACAATGTCAAGCACGCAATTTTAGAAAGCTCTTTTAAAACATGTGATgcgttaagtaaataaaatagtacGAAGATGTAACTAGAATATCAAGACTATTCAGTGACAAACTCAACAAATGGTAACATTTAAaggttttcaaaatttatttttcaccctttgcaaatatttttattataatttcacataGTGTGCAACTAGTCGTTGTTATGGCGCCGCGCCTACGTTTCGTCCGACATCTGTATGGTCGAGCCGTTATAGACGGATAATATTTTCCTAGCGGTCAGTGTTGCTACTTGCTCCTAGATCCACTTGTCTTCCTTCTTGAGCAACGGCGTGGACTCGGCGTGGTCTCTGTGCGCGGGGCTCACCTCGGTGGCAGGCCGGGCGCCCATCACGCACGGCACACCGGCCAGGTCCGAGCTGAGAGCGTTGTAGTACTGCCGGTAGCAGAACGTGGCCACTGACATGCCCAATATCGAACCCACCAGGACATCTGGAAGTTAAGTAACGGTCAAGTGTGTGATCAACCTAAGATGAATCAAGCCACTATGGTTCAATGATATTTATGATACACgtgattattatcattatacaCTAACAGTGGTTGAGATAGCGAGAATACATTGCCAGTGGTGGTGGTAGTACTAGCGAGTGTATCTTGCCAGTGGTGGAGATAGTAATAGCGAGTGTATCTTGTCAGTGGTGGAGATAGTAATAGCGAGTGTATCTTGTCAGTGGTGGTGCTAGTAATAGCGAGTGTATCTTGTCAGTGGTGGTGCTAGTAATAGCGAGTGTATCTTGTCAGTGGTGGTGCTAGTAATAGCGAGTGTATCTTGTCAGTGGTGGTGCTAGTAATAGCGAGTGTATCTTGCCAGTGGTGGAGATAGTAATAACGAGTGTACCTTGCCAGTGGTGGTGCTAGTAATAGCGAGTGTATCTTGTCAGTGGTGGTGCTAGTAATAGCGAGTGTATCTTGTCAGTGGTGGTGCTAGTAATAGCGAGTGTATCTTGTCAGTGGTGGTGCTAGTAATAGCGAGTGTATCTTGTCAGTGGTGGTGCTAGTAATAGCGAGTGTATCTTGCCAGTGGTGGTGCTAGTAATAACGAGTGTACCTTGCCAGTGGTGGTGCTAGTAATAGCGAGTGTATCTTGCCAGTGGTTGTGGTGGTGCTAGTAATAGCGAGTGTATCTTGTCAGTGGTGGTGCTAGTAATAGCGAGTGTACCTTGCCAGTGGTGGTGCTAGTAATAGCGAGTGTATCTTGTCAGTGGTGGTGCTAGTAATAGCAAGTGTACCTTGCCAGTGGTGACAGTCATAGTGTACCTTGCCAGTGGTGGTGGTAGTCGCAGGTCCTGGAGAGCGCCACGGCAGCGGCCAGCACGAGCGGCGCCAGAACGAGGGTCACGCGCAGGCCCGAGCCGCGGTGGCGGGCCAGCGTCCCCAGCCGCCCGCACAGCCACAGCGACGCCAGGCCCAGCGAGCAGAACGCCACTGAAACACCCCGCCGATCATACTGGCTGACATCACGACGCTTTTTGCTGAAGTCCGGTGAGCAAGCAGTAAGAGTATCACATCGTACGCTCGTCGTCCCTTCTACACTACTTGTTTGTTTGCTCAGTACTCTGAGCCATAGCATCCTCACGTAGAATCCGACACATAAATGACTCCACGTGTCGATCCCTCGGCCGAGATCTTTTATTCGTTGGTCTCAGGGTTGTCTCGTCCGACAGCGTACGGCACACAATTTCTGTTTCGTTTGATAACTGTCATTCGACCACGTTCCACCATGTATAGACAAGACAACCCATATAGCCctgtggttagtgatcctgtttattgagctagaggtcccgagttcggTTTGTCTCGTTGTACAAACGTTTAcaatttaaatgatgaataaaaggcatttattttctcaaaattgattcctttagaattctttttgatgtcatttcttatactactagatactactatgcCTGCCCTGTtctttcccggggcgtaaaaataatagggttgtcccaggcccaagggtgtcgtaagaggcgactacgggctttttgaaagtgggagagtcacgctgccatcttataacgtcagcacaatctggccagactcgtccgggctacTTACCATACTCGTACAGaaaaccggcgtgaagtagcggcctagcgcccctatgtttcgcataggttagggtggaggaccggaggccatccctttacaacaaacaccacggcaccccgctccacgcatAATGTGGACTTGTGTAACAttaggggaattcactccaatttaaacgcgtttaaccaccaccttgagacgtcgcagccggccttgtgttaccttacggagacgcagatatctcgacctagcgatacgtcatatttaacgtaccccgggtacaaaattgagcataattttttgcctcataccccggtatgtgtgtacgttagggaggatatctgccgTCGCCGTCTCGgtaattttgagggtagggacctgtctactctctggctccgcgtagatttagaggaccgcgtccggatctatacaggtcccatagtggtaacgcagaaacggatcacctcatgagCTGCGTTCAAgtggcatttgatgacgtgcttgcacagatcccctccgctgaaatcgtagtcttggttgatctcaacgggcacaatgccgaatggcttggatcacgtaccacagactacgcagggcgatctctgcataattttgcattggcgtatggtctgtcccaattggttgactcgccaacgcggctcccggatgtggatagccacatgtcctccttattagatcttttgctgactacacatcccgatagttaccaggtctctgtcgacgccccacTCGGAACGTCCGACTATTGCCTGGTCAGGTGTGtggtgcctatccgacgccaacgtcgaaatccaccagcgacccgccgcgtttggcactacaagtcagcagatttgGACAGGATGCGTTCCtcttttgcatcctacccttggggcaaggtttgtgcgccattgcagtagccgatgtgatactgcagggcatggatatttttatatcaagctctgtagtaccgatcggtggcagatcacagccctggttcgatgcgtcagttaaagcagcatcgaacttgggttgcggcgctgggctcaaaggatccgaactgcaaagttctgaagaggaaatataaccgtgcctccagattttttaagcagcAAATCGCCAGTGCGAAaccgaagcacgtcgtcaaaattggcgagcagctttccagttacccgaccggaattcgcaagttctggtcgttgtcgaaagctgctcttggtaacttcaactaGCCGTCCATGCGCCGTTGCACATGATGAATGACactctggcccatacggcaaaagagaagccgatctcctgtgcactctttttgcttccaactcgactcttgacgacaacagaaaaacaccgccgaccatcccgcggtgtcagagctccatgcctgaagtactgtGCAGACAGagaactgttcggcgagctctgttttcgttggacgtcaggaagtcgagcgggccggatggcatttctccaatcgtgctaagaacgtgtgcccctgagttgacgttGGAGACAGTTTGGATCAAACAGGCCTATTACTATTACCTCCCTTCTGTCCaagatcatggagagcataattaaccgccagctcttggtataccttgagggtcaccagttgatcaacgaccagttgaaagcaagggggaaaggcctggcagttagcctggatatatcgaaggcctttgatcgtgtatggcacaaggcgctcctctcaaaacttccatcatttgggcttcccgagagcttatgcaagtggacctccagcttcctcactgggcgcagcatacaagtcgttgtcgacggttattgctcgaatcctaagcccatgaacgctggagtgccccaaggctgtgtgctatctcccacgctgtatcttctgcatatcaatgatatgttggacacctccaacatacactgctatgcagacgacagcactggtgatgccgtatacacgggccatgcaggtctctctcgggaaatcgtcgaccagtgccggaagaaacttgtgtcttctatcgagtcctctctcgagaaggtcgcggaatgaggtaaattgaaccttgtccaatttaacccccggaagactcaagtttgagcgtgtaccactaaaaaaccccatttgtcgtatcaccgctcttcgacagcacttcccttaaagccacgcctagtatcggaatctcgaaatctcgagcgattgccaatttcgtggccatctggagggcaaagccaaattggcttcgaagaaactgggcgtcataaatagagcacggcaatacttcaagtcggcccacattctagcgctctacaaagcgcaggtcatCCAAGATATTTTTTACATCTTGCAGTAAATCTCCATCCACCTCCTCAAATATTAACATACTCACAGCTGCTGTGTCCACTCGGGAAGGACTTCCTGCCCTCCATCACGTCAGCCGGGTCGCCGGTGCATTGCAGCCCCGGTTTCTCTACTCCGTCCGGGAAGCAGCGGTAGAAGAAGTCCGGCCGCGGCCTTCCTGTGGGAGGAAGAGAAGGAACTGACAATTGTTGTGTGGAGCTCGAGATTTACGTGTTGTGCAAACCATATGAGacagtattataaaataaataaagtaaggtATTCagtaatcaaattattttaataaaaataacacaattgacacatacatatttttatacaatccagtgggaggctcttttccacaggatgccgaaagcctagattatgggtatcacaacggcgcctatttctgccgtgaggcagtaatgttgCAAAGCAATGCCGTAAGCATtacgcactgcattgtaataagcagggcgtattaattaccatcagctgaacgacctgctcgtcttgtcccttattttcttaaaaaaagtcCATTCAGAGTGTGGTCACACAATGCTAAGTGGAAGCGACAAGAGTCTATCTGATGACGGTCTCGTGTTCTCCAATATGTTCTAACAGAGATACCGATTCCTGTCTGGCCACTGAAAGCTAAAGCTAAAGGGGTAGCTAGCCAAAATCGTCATGTAAATGAAGATCGTAAACACATCCTTCTTAAGCATGAAACCATTGCCACCTTGAGAGAGGGGTACCTTGAACTGGGCAGAGGACCTACTCAACTTAAACCCCATGATGATCCGCTTTTTGCGAACTAAGAATTAGTCTTGTTAATGTGAATTGACTAGCCtagaacagacataagcttataatgcctactattcggctaagtcgagttagtaagtcttttgtggggagATGTATgtgattttacaacaaaatcccagaaaatgttcaaaacaaaagtattacgttattcaaaagaattgttaaaaaactattGTGTGGTAgcttactaaaatataaatgactttcttaatgataccacagattgggaatggagcgaccgccctcaggctattaaataataagtttaattgtacaaaattactttgtatacttattttttgatgaaaaaaacgtccgctgagtttgttgcgcccatttttctcaggtctgaggcattcattttggaaggggtggtagttttttttttactttcaataagtgatgtctcatcctattttgaataaaattatttgaatttgaatgcgcAGAAAAAGGCTTGTGGTTCTAAGTGAGTACTGCACTATGCATTAACCGGTGGATTGGTAAATGTTGTAAGTTTACATAGAGTACAGAAACTTACCTACAATTAGTTTGACTGTGTCGGTGAGCACGCCGGTGATGCCCAGCGCCAGTGACCACGACATCAGGAGCTGGCAACAAACATCGTGTTCATCACAGTCGAAGGTGAGTTTTAGACCAAACGAATCCATTATCAtaatgaatatataaaattgatgGTCGAATGGTACGAATGTCAGGAACTTTCGGCGACTATTCACAACTTCAAAAGTATGAAGGAACGTTACAAGAATGTAATGTTCAAGACGTCAATGGCCAGCATAAAAAATACTACGGCGAGAAGCGTTCAATAAACAGTAAGAATGAGGTGCAAAATCATTGGATACAAAAAAAGGAATACCGGCTGGTGAagctaaaatattattaatcgaATTTTCAAGATTTAGGATGAGATCTATAgatcgtacttagactttgctctgAGTACGATTAAGTTACTTTACTTATGTTAAACTTTAACTGAGAGTGAAAAAACGTGAACTTTACTTTTGCATTGACCTGTCTTATtataagctcagcataatttcagctgtcaaatgattataaaaacgaaatcaaagttTATGCTTGGCTAACATTCAGCTAAGTTTAACGTAAGTACGCTGtaagatctcagcctaagtttTGATGCAGTTTTtcactaattatttttataacgcGGTCTGTGTTAGAGTAGAGGTCGTCTTTAAGCAATTGaagtggttttcaaggaactccCTCCCACGTACATacatgctgtggaatgagcttccttgctcGGTGATTCCAGGTCGTTACGACACGAGAACCTTCAAAAAATAAAAGCGTATCAGCGCCGATTATCATTTACCATAAAGAAGTTGCCACTTCAGCATAAGGCAAGAGCGGGTACCTCGAGCGCGTCGTTACAGTCGCTGAAGCAAGCCCAGGCCAGCAGCGACAGCAGGCACGGCACGGAGAGCACCAGCGACCACAGCGTGCTGGCGGGCACGAAGGACTCGTGGCGAGGGTAGCGGCACGACTCCAGCAGCTCGGAGGGCTGGATCACCCGCGTGTACGGGCTCATGGTCTCCATGTAGCTGGAGACAACACACATGAGGACACACATTGTATATTGGATAACATTATGAACACATTACATCACTTATTACCTAGgtaatataatactatttaaattgttggaaactttACTGGTGAAAGTTTTGAGATTTGTTAATACaatttatcataatactgtttgtttcctatacatgaataattaaataaatacgaaCCACTGGCTAACAgtaattatatcttatataatctgaatctcggaaacggcttcgacgattttcatacaatttagtatacaggggatttccggggcgataaatcgatctagctaatttcaattttaaaaaatgtagttttagccgtgttttaatgagacaacaacattagaatacaaaggtaaatttagccactatatacaagactgtaatagctcactgcacagatgggacattgggagatccggaaagcagaagacccctgATCCGGAaggaatccagatgtcctattagttttgtacattcttaaaaatccgaggaagactcggtcgtccggatattattatatataggcAAAACAAAATTCTTACATAAACTACCTgatataaaacatatatatagcAACGAGAGAAAATTAGTGGACTAATGGACTAATTAAGCGTAACGCAAGAAAAAAGTTTGATTTATCTTGTTGTAACAATTATTGTGCCTACTGgccacatacataaaaaaatcctataaatttttttcgaatgtttctttttttgaattttctttgtTATGTGTATTTTTCAGTGCGAAAATTTCTAAACTTTTGAATTTGAGTTTTTTAAGTAcgaatataattatgtttttggGTTTATGTGAGTATGATTGATGATGAGTGTTTCATTAAAAGGAATGGTAATCACAAAAATAAGGTGTTTTGACTGACTTTTATTGTTGACTGatctttaacataaaataaatctggcacgagactggcgAGCCAAcgtctcctgaggatgcctcgtgtagagacgaaacacgtgtccaattgattgaagacgaatcttagcggaatttactcTCAataaggctcacaacatttgaataattatggatttccagaaaataacgccttattcaataaattttctagtattaataaatcaaataataaatagttttaagaaataaataaatgataaagatTCAAAGAAATGGCTCAGTTGTGATTAAAATATTGagattattaagatatttaataaaataaaactataaaatacgGCGACCATGTTAACTGAAATATGAATGACGTCTCGCCTTAAATTATCATCACATAATCATTCGCTATGGCTCATGACATTTTCGCGCGTAATTCAAAGTCGAATCGtaaaagtacattttttttcaatatttctactatattatttgcagaaataaagttttttttaattaatagtcGCGCACCGACATAAAAGATGAGAAAATCTAATAGTTTCCTTCAAATAATAGTCACACACCGACATAGACTTAATAATTTCACGTCACACAGCGACCAATAAAAACCAA
The sequence above is a segment of the Leptidea sinapis chromosome 29, ilLepSina1.1, whole genome shotgun sequence genome. Coding sequences within it:
- the LOC126973273 gene encoding phospholipid phosphatase 5 — translated: MPLIRSANFNLFIEILIRILFLTAFCYMETMSPYTRVIQPSELLESCRYPRHESFVPASTLWSLVLSVPCLLSLLAWACFSDCNDALELLMSWSLALGITGVLTDTVKLIVGRPRPDFFYRCFPDGVEKPGLQCTGDPADVMEGRKSFPSGHSSLAFCSLGLASLWLCGRLGTLARHRGSGLRVTLVLAPLVLAAAVALSRTCDYHHHWQDVLVGSILGMSVATFCYRQYYNALSSDLAGVPCVMGARPATEVSPAHRDHAESTPLLKKEDKWI